tttgttttgataaaAATTAAATATCAAAGCAAGGAGGAGTGTTAGAATTTTATGCtttgatatttaaatataaatatattttaataattggTTATGTTGACCAAATCTTTAGGATAATATTTTAGGATTAGTTAAGATTTAGATATGAATGTTTTTGAATTATGGTTGTATTATTTTTAGGAGATAAGATAGGTTGTTATGTATTTGGCCACAAATGATTATAATAAATATAAAACCTTCACATTATATTTTTGTTTCATACCTGCTTGTTCACCATGCAGATACCTACACCTATAACCCTAAATATACACACACGCCtataaaaaaattaacaataaaaaaCAGATTATTTCGGGTCAAATTCGGATTGATCATGTAATTTTCGTGTTATTTTTGGGTTTTGTCTCTGTAAATCATGTCATGGATCGGATTAGATTTGAAGCATGTTTCACATTGTGTCTGATATTTCCTATCCTACTTTTAGAAATGTAATTAGAATAACATCAAAACTAGTAAAGAAATTATAGGCATAGAATTGGGAAAATTATATCAAGACTTTATATGAAATGCAATTAACCAAAATCATATTAAGCCAGAGAACAATTGAGACACAACAATAAAATTAAACAGCATAAATATATGGAATAGCATTTACAAAGGAGACCTCAAAGACCAAGCTAAACTTAGGAAATTAATATACCGGCATTGCTGATCCATTGTGTGTACGAACACATATTTATTTTAGCCATGTAGAAACTGAAAGCAAGTTTGTTTCAGTTGTTATGTGGGCTCTGACTGTCACACCGGCATTGTGTCCAACCACATCTGGTTGATTTTCTGCTGGTTTTTTAAACATCTAGCAGCCTCAGTCAAACCTTGGGACACAACTTCTTTCATCGCATATGCCCCTTCTTGCAGTATGTAATCAATACGCCCTTGAGCTGTAGCATTAAAGTTCTGGAGCATAAAGGCTTTAGGATCTGTCCGACGAGGAGGCCTTCCAACACCAATTCTTAAACGAGCAAACTCAGTGTTCCCACCAAAATGACGAATCACACTTTTTAGCCCGCCATGTTTTCCACGACAGCCCTTGGGAAGAAGATGGAGAACTCCAGAAGGCAAATCCATGTCATCATGAAATACAATGACACGATTAAGAGGGACCTTATAGTAAGCAGCAAGAGGTCCAGTACATTCACCACTCAAATTCATAAAAGTTTGAGGTTTCGCTAGCAAAACAGGAAAACGCCCCACAAAACCTTTTCCAAACAAAGCATTGAAATGAAATGTATCCATCGAAATTCCTTGAGACTTCGCAAATGCATCTATCATTTTGAACCCAACATTTTGTCTAGTTGTTTTATAAATTTCACCAGGATTCCCGAGACCGATAAACAACCATGGTTGAGGAGTAACAGTACAAAAACCGCGCCTTATGATTCTACTCATCATATCTGCAAAAAAAGTCAGCTTTGAGAGATTAGTCAAGCAAACACATAATTTCCTTGATTTGTTTTACAGCCATTTTATCAAGCAGGTGATAAGCATTAAACCTCCATAAAAATTACCCTTCAGTCGAAATTTTTTATTCATTTATCCATAAAAAAATGAATACTACACGAAAATATTCATTTATCGAGGTTATTTTTTGAATTCGGAAATAAGTTATTAAAGAGATAAAGAAAAGATGTATTCAGAGAAGTTACTTTTTCTCATTGATCAAATGTGGTATTTATAGTGTACACTGCTCTACTTATATATGGCTATATGAATCAGTTACAAGTATGTAATAAACTAGACTAATAATCAGGGAGACAATTGTGCTAACTATTTACACAGCTGAAGTCTAGGAATCTGATTATGCTAAGTATCTGCACAACTAGTATTAAGGAAAGATTGACCATGATATGCTCAATCCTTAACACGCCCCTCAAAATGGTCGGCCAGCATGAGAGACCGATTTTGTGAACCAGGGAAGTAAAAGTAGATCGTGGAAGGGGTTTTTGAGGGCATCTGCTAGCTGATCATTCGTGGATATATAAGTGACCCTAAGCTTGCCGGATTGAACATTTTCTCGTACAAAATGATAGTCCAAACCAAGATGCTTCATTTTTGAATGGAAGACCGGATTTGCACTAACGTATGTGGCACCTGCATTATCACAATAAATTACCGGAGTAGAGGTACTTTGCAAACCCAACTCATTAAATAAGTTACGAAGCCATAGAAGTTCTGAAGTTGCATTTGCTACAGCTCGGTACTCCGCTTCT
The sequence above is drawn from the Apium graveolens cultivar Ventura chromosome 2, ASM990537v1, whole genome shotgun sequence genome and encodes:
- the LOC141707479 gene encoding peptidyl-tRNA hydrolase, mitochondrial-like isoform X2 gives rise to the protein MMSRIIRRGFCTVTPQPWLFIGLGNPGEIYKTTRQNVGFKMIDAFAKSQGISMDTFHFNALFGKGFVGRFPVLLAKPQTFMNLSGECTGPLAAYYKVPLNRVIVFHDDMDLPSGVLHLLPKGCRGKHGGLKSVIRHFGGNTEFARLRIGVGRPPRRTDPKAFMLQNFNATAQGRIDYILQEGAYAMKEVVSQGLTEAARCLKNQQKINQMWLDTMPV
- the LOC141707479 gene encoding peptidyl-tRNA hydrolase, mitochondrial-like isoform X1 codes for the protein MEAILIGHDLYKYVDGSLSCPSPVVTTDTIEKTNPEFLYWTRQDKLLFGALVGTLSQTLVPLVSQAHTTKEMWDILAKTYALPSRGHIKQLKDQFNRTTKGNRSIIEFMQAIKTCADQLAALGKKVEHEDLIDRVLLGLDESYTSVIEAVNGRDTPISFEELHEKLINRELTIQQNRQDSSMPATAFAVTTRNHDMMSRIIRRGFCTVTPQPWLFIGLGNPGEIYKTTRQNVGFKMIDAFAKSQGISMDTFHFNALFGKGFVGRFPVLLAKPQTFMNLSGECTGPLAAYYKVPLNRVIVFHDDMDLPSGVLHLLPKGCRGKHGGLKSVIRHFGGNTEFARLRIGVGRPPRRTDPKAFMLQNFNATAQGRIDYILQEGAYAMKEVVSQGLTEAARCLKNQQKINQMWLDTMPV